Genomic window (Sphaeramia orbicularis chromosome 7, fSphaOr1.1, whole genome shotgun sequence):
TGATAAAATGCATTACAGGAGGTTCATATTATTTGCTGATGTACAGAttgtatttacattatagatGCATCAGATCACACATTATAGCTGCTGGGTGCTATCTCAAACACTTTATAATCCCTTAAAACATTGTGATAgcacttaacccatgaagattcaaacagtcactggtaacaaaaaccatctactgatctagactgtttagtacctgttgatccactaatcctatcaatacatgtaaataataggtgtaaaatgcaggttctcatcttttcatggtcatcagatatgacccatttggatgttcagaggctccgtagtgcacgtggaaacactgtcatcctctaaaacactgattcaccagtaaaacccacagagtttgatcagtgacagtggatggacacgcttgatttatgttaagttaatgatagattttactgaaaaattcactttttcttcaaatttctctgtttctgatatgaaaaccctcaactttaatctaagcttttatgaatatctacataatcagtgaaatgactataggaaaataaatgatttacactgagaaaatgcaaaataaggaggataatattacactcAGTGGTCATAAATTGTTCTGTATACGCTTGTatatctgaatgacaataaagtctgtctaagtcaaagtctaaatcatgtaagaaaggttaaatatagagaaaaattcatttgagaactgcaacaaaagtagcactgggtctttatgggttaatttcaacacatttctagttttcatTCTAAATATATTCCGTATTTACCTTTCATCTGTGTTTCTCTCTGAGGTGTTGCCCCAGCTGGTGTGGGACGCTAGGGGACGCTTCCCCGGCCCTGACTTCCTGTGTCGCCTGGTGAAGTATCTCCAGGTGTTAGGGATGTTTGCCTCGTCCTACATGATCGTGGCCATGACTCTGGACCGTCACTACGCCATCTGCTGCCCCCTGCAGGCACACCGCATAGGGGCCACGCAGCGCTGGAACACCTTCATCCTGCTGGCCTGGGGTCTGTCACTGCTGCTCAGCCTGCCTCAGGTATGTCAGAGTCTGGACAGGAGGATACCACAGGGTCAGGGTATAAggttatatatcctcctgagacccagcaatgtatttttgtcctctgtaggggacaaaagtgtgacagttttACTTATATAATGCTGTCCAtagtaaaggacattccattaaaaataaataaacaaataaataaaaataattttaaaaatgtatctgaaaaaactgttgcattatgcagtttccaatcaagacaactgtttaatgtaaaaaagctaaaaattgtcactttcctaggtctcaggaggatatatgggTAATCGATAATATAGAGCTGTGATacacactgatcagccataacattctaaCCACtaacaggagaagtggtaataatattatttcattacaacagcacctttcactgggttggatatacactatatggacaaaattattcagacacattgaattcaggggcacagtcaggggactatgaacatgatgggtgaaaaaaaaactttaaaacacacttattttgtcatttgtagctgaTATATAACTATTTGGGAGTCCTAAAACCAACTTAactgtttctaaatgatgtctacaaaaaaaaagtgcagattgattttaatggttttaaaagactatatttacgtccacatttacatttttgtctcataCTTTACTTGCCCAAGAAAGTACTGGTTAATATCTCAACCCTAATGattataggttttaaacattatCTATACTTATTCACTCTGAGCATGATATTGGGATAATATTAAATCATTTATGCttgacagataattttgattacCGGCCTTGAGGACTCGAGAATTAACCCTACGCAATTATGATCACGTTACTCTTCTCTTCATATTGATATCCCCAATCCTAgaccaattattattttttccccaaAAGTTGTAGTCAATACTATACCTGACACTGTTGTAATGTTAATTTTGGCAACTTcaagtgaaaacagcaacttttgCCATGCTGAAACATTTGCTAGTTtttgatgtagttttttttttgtttgtttgtacccTATGTAACCTAGATGTTTTTCACAAAGATTTCAGTGAAAATGGCTCAAATTGACATGTCTTTGCATGGCCTCAAAGTACTAGAAATACCCTTTCCATCCATGTATTACACTTATATGCCAGGTAAATGTGAGCCGATTCATTATCATCTGAACAATTTTTTCACCCATGACTTTGCTTTTAagtattctacctctaaatttctaaaatattttcatgttctgacaaagtaataattttataccacaactaaccatctactttcttcaaatctcactaaggaagaaaaatttTGCAGTAAACTAAggaattattgatgtttatatcccatattagcatgaacaggacacttacaagctgtagccatgatgtgtcccaatatttctgtCTATATAGAttataaatattatcataatcaagaatataaaaacaaaaatcctcTCACAAAAAtcctctctgaggcattttggaagcaaagataacaatttaaacaaaactaaccaatgcaatgcaataatatttaccacaatataaaactatatttttatatttgtttgttttttttttagcccagATCTCTGTAAagcaaagaaacacctgaattcaaagtgtcccactacttttgtccatatagtgtattaggctttgaagctgatgtgttggaagcagcaatgAAATAAAAGATCATATTTTGGGGGAAAATTATAGATGCATAAAAAAAGCAATAATTAATTTTCCACAATATTTACATGAACGCACTAATTTAATGGTTAGCTAAAAAATAAAGCCCGCCCCCTCTGTGCCCACCAGGTGTTCATCTTCTCCCGATCAGAGGTGGCTCCGGGGGTCTATGAATGTTGGGGCAACTTTGCAGGGTCCTGGGGCCTCAAAGCGTACGTGACCTGGATGGCCCTGGCTGTCTTCATCCTTCCCGTCTTCATCATCACTGTCTGCCAAGTAGAGAGCACATTTGTTTCTCCATTCATTCTTTATACTGTATATTGCACACAAAACGTTTACTTTAGTGTCATTCACCAGCTCACATACGTCCTCATAGTTcatgtcagagaaaaaaaaaaaaaaaatcacaaaatcccGAGCTCTATTTCAAATGATTAGGTTGATTTCTGATTTGATTTGTCACTGAATTGGGTTGATATTTGTTCTGATCATCCACAAAATCCTCAGAAAGATTACCATGTATTAAATGGTTGTTGTTGAAATtacatttttccacataattaaaTAATTTGCTACCTGGATGAAGAATCTCATTACAAGAATCAATTTCTTTTGCAACTAAATTTTAATTCTGTGTattaatgtagtttttttttatgtctattaGGTCTTTCATTGAAAACTTACACttgtctacaaggaaaatgcttccagaataaaagtaatgaaattttaccacatgagagtcactgataaagaaaaatcaagtaaaaaatgctggttggctgaactttccaagatacagccttgggtcaaaatgtgaaattcaagaattaacgagagaatgggtttgactcaaaaggaatatttgtctcagagctacaagatctacttcaaaacactgtctgcacattagaatacattcactttacaggttctatttagtggaagatttaaaaaactattatataaatgtacataaaccaatatatacgtgtaataacacttaatcatataccttgaaaacatcagcaaaccggcacttttgtcatttattttccaattaatcttattaaaatacgtaacatttagcacagttAATCtttgaagcaaatcatttctaaaaaattgtagaccagtgttattgatacCAATTGTATCGAATATAGACACGGCTGAGGAAAATCATactttccaatccaatccaactttatttgtaaaacactttaaaaacactgcagtggaccgaagtgctgtacagaagaataattaaaaccaaaatagaagaataaaatgcagaatagacttaaagacatagaaactgtacagaaaaagaaaagaaagtgctatacaaaagaataaataaaacccaaataaaagaataaaatataagatagattaaaaaaccatacaagtaaaaacaacaaaataaagaaatagacaaaataaataaatacgaacaattaaccactaccaaataaaaacaatagaataaagatagtaccttcaaacatctcccatagtttcaaaagccaaggagaaaaaaatgggttttaagaagggatttaaaactTAAAATACTTTGTGCATTTTGCAAAGAGAAATTATTATCAagggaattattattattatggcgaTAGTGGGTAATAATATTAATTGCAGGCACTATACAAAAATTTCGAAGTTGCTGATTTTGAAATCAATTTGTAGTATGATAGAGGTGGGAAGTAGTGGAAATGTTCATTTTGGcgatttttttaacatttggcaATTTGATTTCAGCAACAACTATTTACATAGCTTTGTTAATGCAAATTGAATATTATATTAATCTCCATCCAGTGAAAAATGGGCAATTCATGACAACTGATATTGAATTTTGCAAAGCTCTATGACATTAATAGACCTTCTCACATATTTTTCAAGGTAAACCATGGCCTGAATTGGGAGGTTGTAGGTCTGCTGGTATCAAATGAccctaaagtggaaaaaaaaaacacagacagatcACAGGGTTCATCAGGTCATTTCTGATCCTTTTCCCCTTTAGGTGAGAATCTTCAAGGAGATCCACAATAACCTGTACCTGAAGTCAGTGCGATACTTGTCCCCTGCCTCCGTCCCCTCGTCCAGACGGGAAAGCCAGAGAGGAGGagcagggggagggggggtgagcAGAGGGAGGTCCAGTCTGTCTCTGTATGCCCCCCCCCTCCTCTATGACACCGCTGAGAATCCCACCAGCTTTGAGCCCGGCTCCACCTATCAGCACCTGCCGCTGGGGCCCCTGACGACCAGCAGCATCAGTTCAcactgtgacattcacagtttcaCTTCTGTTCGCGGTGATTTACACGATGCTTTACTTTGCAATTGTACGtcattatttttaaaattaaaaatacagtacTTCTAAATCACCAGTTGCTTGTGTTTTCCATCCCAGCTGAGCTTCAGCCTGACGTACTGCCTGACCACACAGTGCCCTCTGCTGTCTGCTCCCCCACCCCACCAGCCAAAGGCCCCCCTGCCCGTGGAGGAGAGGTATCAGCGGCCATGTCAAAGACGGTGAGGATGACTCTGGTCATTGTGCTGGTCTACTCCATCTGCTGGGCTCCTTTCTTCAGTGTGCAGCTGTGGGCGGCGTGGAGCCCGAACCCTCCTCAGACCAGTGAGAACACATTTAAGTCTTTACATCCCAGACATCAGATTCATGTAGGACAGGGTTCCAACTTCTTCAGCTCAAGGTTGGAGGAAAAATAATTGAAATTATTTGACTCAAAAGGgaccaaatttacaaaaataggCCTCAGATTGTCATAGAAGTTATATTTTCAATATTGTTTTAAAGTTACCatcaaaataatcttgaattattaaaaatattttgttgaaatataaataaatattgttaACGATCTCAcctttgttatgaccctgggttataatttgtctatttaagtttaaatatatatttttctgttatagtgtgtgtttaaactaaataagtTTTCTACTGCCAAAAATCTCATTTCTTGGATCTtgctgcatcttttacatcatttgccATTTCCATCCTAATTCATGATTTCACATATACTATTGtcattaattttatttatctataGCTTTGGTCCTGATACCAAGTTTGGGAAAAGCAGATCTAAGACTAGAATTAATATGACAAATATtcaacaacactttttttttttttttacattttgtgttgCAGCCTTTTTTCACAATacttttattggtatttaagttttataatgaaaggtaaacaaagtaaataataatatacataacaaACTTggatcaaaacaacacaaacactcacacacacatccattcacaccatgtagacttgcaccaagtgatatataaatatatatatttgtgttgcaGCGTTATTCcaaaataaattaaacacatttttcaaaattCTACACACAATATTTcatgacaaagtgaaaaaaatttgtttgtaacttttgcaaatttattaaaaatatataacatGTACATTAGTATTGACAGTGTTTGCTCAATACTTTGTTGCTGCACCTTTGACAGCAGTTATATCCTCAAGTGTGTTTGAGTGTGACGCTACAAGCCTTGCACACCTATTTTTGGGcaatttctcccattcttcttcataGAACTTCTCAAACTCCATCAGGTAAGATGGGGAGCGTCGGTGCAGCCATTTTTAGACTCTCCAGAGACGTTCACATCTTGGGCaggtgatgaggatgaggatgaggatgtgtGTGGTTTAATCCAGACTTGACATTTTGCATTCAGGCCAAAGAGTTTAAGCTTTGTTTCATCAGGGCACAGAATTTAGTTTCTTATGGTCTGGGAGTCCTTCAGGTGCCTTTGGTCAAACTGCAGGTGGGCTGTCATCTGCCTTTTACTGGGGAGGGGCTTCCATCTGGTCACTACCACACAGGTCTGATAGGTGGAGGACTGCAGAAGGAATTGTCCTTCAGGAAGGTTCTCCTCTCCACACAGCAACACTGCAGCTCTGtcaaagtctatctatctatctatctatctatctatctatctatctatctatctatctatctatctatctatctatctatctatctatctatctatctatctatctatctatctatctatctatctatctatctatctatctatctatctatctatctatctgtctatctgtctgtctgtctgtctgtctatctatctatctaattacaTATGTTTGTCTGCgatgaacaaatagaaaacaTAATATTTAATACTTTTTCTCATTTAATATGAATACAGCTGATGAACATAATCTTTACTATCACTGTAATTATTGAATATTGAATTCTCCAGAACAATTCTATCATCAGTCACATActggaaacacattcacaatcacAACATCTTTAACTAAAGTTAACGTTAAACCACCATCATTATCATTGTATTAAATCACAGTGAATCACAATCTGTCAAACCAGGATTATTATCACCACAAATGTCAGTATTTAAGTACATTTGGATAAGGATTAATACACATTAAAACAGTTTACATTACCACTAAGTTTagtgactccagtaaatcagagaaaatctgtacatttgaTGAGTTTCTCACTCAGTGTCgacaggagtgatgatcagaggagcagagtttTTACCTCCATCATTCAGACCTGGACTGAAGAATGGGAGGAGTTGGTCATTGAAGTGGCAGCCAACGAAGGAGTAGATGAGAACTGAAGAATCTAcgtcataaaaggagaccagaccctcctcataatccacaaacacccccaccttctgagGACCAGACTTCAGAGACAGAAGGACATAAGGATCATCAAGAGCTTCGTATTCATTTCCATTACTCAAATCGATGGTCCAATGTCCGTCTTGAGGACTCAGCAGGATCTGTCCTTTCCTGTTGATGGACTCTCTGACCACTCCTAAAGTCCATTCAGTTTTTTGTTTGACCTGAACCTCAAAGTAAAACTtgcctgaagagaaactctgcttTGCCAAGACGCAACAACAATCAGAGAATCTCTGTGGTTTTGGTGGAAGGTTCTTTACATCACCGTCATGAACCTGTTTCTcatcatcagacaggatgagatAAGGATAAGCtgtatctggatccagagtcagatccacCTCATACTGTTGGACTCTCTTCAGCTCAGCTCCAACCACCACCTTCTTTATGTCTTCAGTGAGTTTGTCCTCCAGCTGAGACACAGCTCTCACCACACTCCCCTCATATGATGGTGGACGGACGCTGACCtttgtccaggtcttcatggatggagcagcttttacacatgtgaatctctggacaaagtggaggtggtcttcaCAGCCTGAGAGCTGCTCCATCTCAGTGCTTCTCTTCCTCAGCTCAGAGATTTCCAgttccagctctttgatgaagCCTTTAGCCTGTTTCTTGGTGGTCCTCTGCTTTTCTTGAATCTTCTTTTTGAACTGGTCCAGACTTCTCTGAACAGAGTCCATTAGAGCAGTGAAGACCTCAACACCTTctgctgtctctctgtctgcagcTTTCTTACTGAGCTCCACTGACTGTTCGATCTCCTGGATCTTCAGTTGTCTCTCCTGGATCATCTGCTGAATTTCAGCCTCTGTCTTCTTCAGCTCTGCCTTCTGTTCTTCATATTCATCTTTCAGATGAACAAACTCATGGTTCTTGTGGTCTACAACAGGACAGAGCAGACAGATACATATGTGGTCGgttttacagaacagctccagaggTTTCTCGTGTTTCATACACATCATGTCTTCCATGTTCTCCACAGGGTGGATCAGCTGATGTCTTTTCAGTCCTGAACGTGTCAGATGAGGT
Coding sequences:
- the LOC115422408 gene encoding vasopressin V2 receptor-like, translating into MSVSLVTYPSIDWSAMSVTPTTTNVTEWERDALLAVAEVVVLAIILVMALLGNGLVLVVLLRRRQHHNPLHQFMLNLCLADLVVALFQVLPQLVWDARGRFPGPDFLCRLVKYLQVLGMFASSYMIVAMTLDRHYAICCPLQAHRIGATQRWNTFILLAWGLSLLLSLPQVFIFSRSEVAPGVYECWGNFAGSWGLKAYVTWMALAVFILPVFIITVCQVRIFKEIHNNLYLKSVRYLSPASVPSSRRESQRGGAGGGGVSRGRSSLSLYAPPLLYDTAENPTSFEPGSTYQHLPLGPLTTSSISSHCDIHSFTSVRAELQPDVLPDHTVPSAVCSPTPPAKGPPARGGEVSAAMSKTVRMTLVIVLVYSICWAPFFSVQLWAAWSPNPPQTSPVFTLLMLLASLNSCTNPWIYSAFSSSVSPELRLLLLCRAHSQRRGSIPNDSTTTHTSNY
- the LOC115422406 gene encoding E3 ubiquitin-protein ligase TRIM39-like, with the protein product MAAAGHVQCEDEFLCSICLDVFTDPVSTSCGHNFCKSCITKHWDNNENYQCPMCKKDFYPRPELCINTFISKMVAQFRHEAQHEPNIYSSNQQAAKPGEVPCDVCTGTKLKALKSCLVCQTSYCQTHLEPHLTRSGLKRHQLIHPVENMEDMMCMKHEKPLELFCKTDHICICLLCPVVDHKNHEFVHLKDEYEEQKAELKKTEAEIQQMIQERQLKIQEIEQSVELSKKAADRETAEGVEVFTALMDSVQRSLDQFKKKIQEKQRTTKKQAKGFIKELELEISELRKRSTEMEQLSGCEDHLHFVQRFTCVKAAPSMKTWTKVSVRPPSYEGSVVRAVSQLEDKLTEDIKKVVVGAELKRVQQYEVDLTLDPDTAYPYLILSDDEKQVHDGDVKNLPPKPQRFSDCCCVLAKQSFSSGKFYFEVQVKQKTEWTLGVVRESINRKGQILLSPQDGHWTIDLSNGNEYEALDDPYVLLSLKSGPQKVGVFVDYEEGLVSFYDVDSSVLIYSFVGCHFNDQLLPFFSPGLNDGGKNSAPLIITPVDTE